In Pseudobdellovibrionaceae bacterium, the following proteins share a genomic window:
- a CDS encoding glycosyltransferase family 4 protein, with the protein MSRVWFDVSSLVGWSGPLTGMQRVSVSIIHEYMKLDPDTKFVSFDPDTKTFKEAPKTVVTDLAAAIKDTKQGGLRRNWQFHFKSFVRSQIPENLIPLLGDVKRSILKGVGAAKILLFSNYKEFDCPFGHGDSLIALDVTWGRHNYVPYLPYFKEKFGIRFFHLVHDIIPIKFPNFYEQRFGTHFREHIRQVLMESEAVLVYSDNTREDLRQWSITENLKKPTFMRIHLGSDFASLNQSEKVEGLEGKPFCLYVSTLEVRKNHLLLLKTWKRLIERLGEQTPRLVFAGRRGWMIQETLDYLKSHPELNDHLVWLQNCSDNELAWLYQNCLFTLYPSRYEGWGLPVIESLAYGKLCLASGAASIPEAGSSFARYFDPESVDECESLCLSYILDPQKIRDAEKYIKDHYRQTRWSETARDLANELADVRAALRTSSTLVEARQQS; encoded by the coding sequence GTGAGTCGTGTTTGGTTTGATGTCTCAAGCTTAGTTGGTTGGTCGGGTCCATTGACAGGAATGCAACGGGTCTCTGTGTCCATTATTCATGAATATATGAAGCTTGATCCTGATACCAAATTCGTTAGCTTTGATCCCGACACAAAGACTTTCAAGGAAGCACCTAAAACCGTGGTTACTGATTTGGCTGCCGCCATTAAGGACACGAAACAAGGTGGCCTTCGCCGTAACTGGCAGTTTCATTTTAAAAGCTTTGTCCGCAGTCAAATTCCGGAGAATCTGATCCCTCTTTTGGGCGATGTCAAACGGTCGATCTTGAAGGGAGTGGGGGCCGCAAAAATCCTCCTCTTTAGTAACTACAAGGAGTTTGATTGTCCCTTTGGGCATGGTGATTCTCTCATTGCACTTGATGTGACATGGGGTCGCCACAACTATGTCCCCTATTTACCCTATTTCAAAGAGAAGTTCGGGATTCGTTTTTTTCATTTGGTTCATGACATCATCCCCATAAAATTTCCAAATTTTTATGAGCAACGATTCGGCACGCACTTTCGAGAACACATCCGCCAGGTCCTTATGGAATCGGAAGCTGTGCTCGTTTACTCCGACAATACCAGGGAAGATCTGCGCCAATGGTCCATTACCGAGAATCTCAAAAAACCTACTTTTATGCGCATTCACCTTGGATCAGACTTTGCTTCTCTCAATCAATCGGAAAAGGTTGAGGGCCTTGAGGGAAAGCCTTTTTGTCTCTATGTTTCGACCTTGGAGGTCAGAAAAAATCACCTGCTACTGCTAAAGACATGGAAACGCCTTATTGAACGCCTCGGGGAGCAGACTCCACGCCTTGTGTTTGCCGGAAGGCGAGGGTGGATGATCCAGGAAACTCTGGACTATTTAAAGTCTCACCCTGAACTCAATGATCACTTGGTGTGGTTACAAAACTGCTCGGATAACGAATTGGCCTGGCTTTATCAAAATTGCTTATTCACCCTTTATCCCTCTAGATACGAGGGGTGGGGGCTTCCAGTTATTGAAAGCCTCGCCTACGGGAAACTCTGCCTGGCATCGGGAGCCGCTTCAATCCCTGAGGCAGGGAGTTCCTTTGCCCGGTATTTCGACCCCGAGTCTGTCGACGAATGCGAGAGCCTTTGCCTCAGTTACATCTTAGATCCACAAAAAATCCGAGATGCTGAAAAGTACATCAAAGACCATTACCGACAGACTCGCTGGAGTGAGACCGCTCGCGATTTGGCTAATGAGCTGGCAGATGTTCGGGCGGCCTTGCGCACGTCCTCCACTCTCGTCGAGGCTCGACAACAATCATGA
- a CDS encoding O-antigen ligase family protein gives MARVVFYIPHFLIGFLLFSLPVSIAGMELFGWLLALGSLVRALWIRVQKRAPLGLCVGPEYMLWGLWGVAALGAAIQQSHGADLVYIIGNFRWVLLLYGYSLALRWEPEFRPKWLVGLVAPVLLIVSLYGLVQVFTGVDLVRPGREIHSLVLANVQIFRAAGFFNNPMTFAHLFALWFCLLLGVILVGGVGDRARLWLRCVALVVAMALVLSLIRGVWISVTVASLVMLGLYNRRIFIRASLGLGLVLAILVVAVPPIRARVVSIFATDNVYNRDRVTLWKANWEIFKDHPLVGIGYTENERRIGEYYQRMGIEKGFHGHAHNVYLQFLAGTGLLGLGCYLGFILYFLLLTYQLWRRIPPEEAWDRSLAIGALGAQISLHVGGMTQNNFSDGEVTHNFIFILAIVVALSYKHLSRPLYWRELFARKVGA, from the coding sequence GTGGCTCGGGTTGTGTTTTATATTCCACATTTTCTCATCGGATTTCTTCTCTTCTCTCTCCCTGTGTCGATTGCAGGAATGGAGCTCTTTGGCTGGCTGCTCGCCCTAGGGAGCCTTGTCAGGGCCCTGTGGATTCGCGTGCAAAAGAGGGCCCCTTTGGGCTTGTGTGTTGGTCCCGAGTACATGCTTTGGGGGCTCTGGGGAGTGGCGGCCCTTGGTGCCGCGATTCAACAGTCCCACGGAGCTGATCTCGTTTACATCATTGGTAATTTTCGCTGGGTTTTACTCCTTTATGGCTACAGTTTGGCCCTGCGCTGGGAGCCCGAGTTTAGGCCTAAGTGGCTTGTGGGGCTTGTGGCGCCAGTTTTATTGATTGTGAGCCTCTATGGGCTGGTGCAGGTCTTTACCGGTGTGGACCTGGTTCGTCCAGGTCGTGAGATTCATAGCCTGGTGCTGGCAAATGTGCAGATCTTTCGGGCTGCCGGGTTTTTTAATAACCCCATGACCTTTGCTCACTTGTTTGCCCTATGGTTCTGTCTGTTGCTGGGAGTCATTCTGGTTGGGGGAGTGGGTGATCGAGCGAGATTGTGGCTCAGGTGTGTCGCCCTGGTTGTGGCTATGGCTTTGGTGTTGAGCCTCATTCGTGGGGTTTGGATCAGTGTGACTGTGGCCTCCCTCGTCATGCTTGGCCTTTACAATCGACGGATATTCATTAGGGCCAGCCTTGGGCTGGGCCTGGTATTAGCAATTCTTGTTGTTGCTGTGCCACCTATTCGGGCGCGGGTGGTCTCCATTTTTGCGACGGATAACGTCTATAACCGCGATCGGGTGACCCTGTGGAAGGCCAATTGGGAGATTTTTAAAGATCATCCTTTAGTGGGAATAGGCTATACGGAAAACGAAAGGCGTATTGGCGAGTACTATCAGCGCATGGGCATTGAAAAAGGCTTTCATGGCCATGCCCACAATGTCTACTTGCAGTTTTTGGCAGGTACTGGGCTTTTGGGGCTTGGGTGCTATTTAGGATTTATCCTTTATTTTTTGCTTTTGACCTATCAGCTTTGGCGGAGAATTCCGCCGGAAGAGGCTTGGGATCGGTCTTTGGCAATAGGGGCGCTTGGTGCCCAGATATCCCTTCATGTGGGTGGAATGACGCAAAACAACTTCTCCGATGGGGAAGTGACCCATAATTTCATTTTTATTCTGGCGATCGTGGTGGCACTTAGTTACAAGCATTTGAGTCGTCCTCTCTATTGGCGAGAGCTTTTTGCCCGAAAGGTAGGTGCGTGA
- a CDS encoding glycosyltransferase, producing MNKIQKFSTSRRGYGGNVYERYVDRVLSKHFRHEPIDLSFHLKGWFRLIEFPVYVLRLLLTSLFPNGFLIRNFQTSFLPLKKKHGLTIVFHIDETLSPLASRIFQRGVERLFFLFARKSDPIVVISKYWKKYFEDRGFTDVHLIYCPYELELYEISDEEIEDFKRRFGLGDKPMVYIGNPQPKKGTHLAYEALKNEGYELITSGEGPLDLPVKNLKLDFKDYIRLLAACDVVVTFSQFKEGWCRVAHESVLVGTPVVGSGEGGMEEILTHTDQTLCPNQEILAQHVRQCLDKGHVPPEAIEWARSFTMESFERDWTRLLLKMAPDTGKSTSDAASQVSLQSLEH from the coding sequence ATGAACAAGATTCAAAAATTCTCCACTTCGCGAAGAGGCTATGGGGGCAATGTCTACGAGCGCTATGTGGACCGAGTGCTCTCCAAGCACTTTCGCCATGAGCCCATCGATCTGAGTTTTCACCTTAAGGGCTGGTTTCGCCTTATTGAATTTCCGGTCTACGTCTTGCGGCTTTTGCTGACCTCGCTATTCCCCAATGGGTTTTTGATTCGAAATTTCCAAACAAGTTTTCTGCCTCTCAAAAAAAAACATGGGCTGACTATTGTCTTTCATATTGACGAAACACTGAGCCCGCTAGCCTCAAGAATTTTCCAAAGAGGTGTTGAAAGGCTGTTTTTCCTGTTCGCCCGCAAATCAGATCCCATCGTCGTCATCTCAAAATACTGGAAAAAATATTTTGAGGACCGAGGATTTACAGATGTGCACCTCATCTACTGCCCCTATGAACTTGAATTGTATGAGATCTCTGATGAAGAGATCGAAGATTTCAAAAGGCGCTTTGGTTTGGGCGACAAACCCATGGTTTATATCGGCAACCCACAGCCAAAAAAGGGAACCCATCTCGCCTACGAGGCCCTAAAGAACGAAGGCTATGAGCTCATCACTTCAGGCGAAGGCCCCCTGGATTTGCCAGTTAAAAACCTTAAGCTCGACTTCAAAGATTATATACGGCTTCTTGCCGCCTGTGATGTCGTCGTCACCTTTTCCCAGTTTAAAGAGGGCTGGTGTCGAGTGGCCCATGAATCGGTCCTCGTCGGCACCCCAGTTGTGGGCAGCGGCGAAGGCGGCATGGAAGAAATTCTGACCCATACAGATCAGACCCTCTGCCCCAACCAAGAGATCTTGGCCCAACATGTGCGCCAATGCCTCGACAAGGGGCACGTCCCTCCCGAGGCAATCGAGTGGGCTAGGAGCTTCACTATGGAGTCTTTTGAGCGCGATTGGACCCGGCTGCTCCTGAAGATGGCCCCTGACACGGGCAAATCCACATCTGATGCGGCAAGCCAAGTGAGCCTTCAGTCACTTGAGCATTGA
- a CDS encoding FkbM family methyltransferase: MGLLGSIVRYGKWSMQVKPWWTVFPNQLKLIPQRADMSVELVNGQKYQIRPNTRDLNEVLAVGLGWEYRGIPTDLGTPKVIFDLGGHIGVFTVWARSLFPSARLVTLEPNPDNFRLLKENVAANGLSDTTTCLPAAVTAKDKKVKLFLSTNNNAHSLMEGEGSVSSDYIEVDGRSLEGLVKEYAPDFDYAIKMDIEGAEYEVLAASREFIQPAKFIVMEWHFDDTNRNQKWKWLIDYFTELGFAPVELSDRTAIWTKMVM, encoded by the coding sequence ATGGGACTTTTGGGATCCATTGTACGCTATGGAAAATGGAGTATGCAGGTCAAACCCTGGTGGACGGTGTTTCCCAATCAGCTCAAACTCATTCCCCAGCGTGCGGATATGTCAGTTGAGCTTGTCAATGGGCAGAAGTACCAAATCAGGCCCAACACTCGGGATTTAAACGAAGTTCTAGCGGTGGGCCTTGGGTGGGAGTATCGGGGAATCCCCACCGATCTTGGCACTCCCAAAGTCATTTTTGATTTAGGGGGACACATTGGTGTGTTTACTGTTTGGGCGCGCTCCTTGTTTCCCAGTGCTCGGCTGGTCACCCTTGAACCAAATCCAGATAACTTTAGGCTTCTTAAAGAAAATGTGGCGGCCAATGGTCTGAGCGATACGACGACTTGCTTGCCAGCTGCGGTGACGGCTAAGGATAAGAAGGTCAAACTTTTTTTGTCCACCAATAATAACGCCCATTCATTGATGGAGGGCGAGGGATCCGTTAGTAGCGATTACATTGAGGTTGATGGCAGAAGCCTTGAGGGATTGGTCAAGGAATATGCACCAGACTTTGACTATGCCATAAAGATGGACATTGAAGGGGCTGAGTACGAAGTGCTTGCGGCAAGTCGGGAATTTATTCAGCCAGCCAAGTTTATCGTCATGGAGTGGCACTTTGACGACACTAATCGCAATCAAAAGTGGAAATGGCTCATTGATTATTTTACTGAGCTTGGCTTTGCACCGGTTGAGCTGTCAGATCGCACCGCTATTTGGACAAAGATGGTGATGTAA